Proteins encoded together in one Oreochromis aureus strain Israel breed Guangdong linkage group 23, ZZ_aureus, whole genome shotgun sequence window:
- the LOC116310279 gene encoding gamma-glutamylaminecyclotransferase B-like codes for MTRVFVYGTLKKGQPNYYRMIDSNNGKAEYLGSAFTIQKYPLVIATEYNIPFLLNIPGQGHRVHGEIYKVDDQMLKFLDDFESVPTLYQRTVVQLEVKEWVGKMEGEEKLSPGSITEVFVYITTTTMYKPDWPLLPCYESYDSEGDHGLKYNKEEEL; via the coding sequence ATGACTCGGGTCTTCGTTTACGGTACtctgaagaaggggcagcccaACTACTACCGCATGATCGACAGCAACAATGGAAAGGCTGAGTACCTGGGTTCGGCGTTCACCATCCAGAAATACCCGCTAGTGATCGCCACCGAGTACAACATCCCTTTCCTGCTCAACATCCCCGGCCAGGGTCACCGAGTGCACGGGGAGATCTACAAAGTGGATGACCAGATGCTGAAATTCCTGGACGACTTTGAAAGCGTCCCAACATTGTACCAGCGGACGGTGGTCCAGCTGGAGGTGAAGGAGTGGGTGGGGAAGATGGAAGGAGAGGAGAAGCTGTCACCGGGTAGCATCACGGAGGTGTTTGTgtacatcaccaccaccacaatgTACAAGCCAGACTGGCCCTTGCTGCCATGCTACGAGAGCTACGACTCAGAGGGAGATCACGGGCTCAAGTATAATAAGGAAGAAGAGCTATAA